The nucleotide sequence AAATCATTCTTTTAGCACAGAAAAATATACCCATGAGTGTGTACTTAGCTTTGGTATTTTAAATACGTAAATGGAAAAATGTTTGCTTCTAAAATtcaatttgaaaatataattaaaaatagtttatatCTCTAAATTAGTACTTGATCCTTGATTTGGAAATGGGACTATgagcatacatgtacacattagTGAAGCATTCTGAACTGTTTCCAGAAGGCAACTTTTCCAAATTCCAAACTTTAGCCAACACCccggtcctctcctctcagacccaTGTAGGACTTGATGAGCCCCAAACAAACATCCATCTATCTTCACACTTCTGAAAATGCCAGAAGGGAAAACTCCAGTTCCTATATCTCTAATAATCTTATGTATATAAATACCATTTTCTGCTTTCAAAACAGATATGTGATTTTAGGAAACTAGCCCTCACTACCTCAAACCTAAACTCAGTGACATGGCATGCAAAGCTGCATGTTGTGTTATTTTGGGCTACACCAATATCTAAGATATTTATTCCTCAAACAATCTCACCCTCAGCAGTTTCAGTTTTGTGTCCAGGAATGTATTTGTGTCTAATAAATACTATGTAGTAATGAAATACATCTGTTTTCATACATCTACAAAATTCTTGTGAGTAGTAGCAATTTAATCCACATTGCATGATTTTGATCAGGGGTTGCATAACATGGTCATGAATTTTGCTTTCGCATACTTCCTGCAACATACAATTTCTTTGATACACTATTTTAGAATGTACCACCTGGGGTGAATGATGGAAACAACTTATTGTAAATCAGTCTTTGTCCTATTCTTATTCCATAGAGTAAAAAACTGAGGTGTTGGAAGATGAGCTTTGTCCAAGACCACACATCTCATCTTCTGACACTGAGGCCTGACTAAAAAGatgacatattttttttatcttaaacatCATTCAAAAATCATGATATTTAAGAACATAATTCTTAAGACAGGACAGTTGCCACTTAAGAATCAGAGTTGGACTTGAAGTACATAAAAGAGGTAagcttccaattttttttttgtcctcaatTCACCTCTTAGGAGAAAGTAACTAAAACTATTTGATATAATAATTAGAATTAAAATTCACTAAAGGGTATAATATATCCTAATTCTCAAGTCTAAATCTATCACcattcagatatatatatatatatatatatatatataaaatgccaTTCATATAAAATGCAACTACTATACAAGAGGGATGAAATGGCATTTCTGCTGGTTATTCTTTTTATCTGTTACAATTaagcaagacaaacaggaaacaaattttaGGATGGCACTATGATGCTTCTTCCCTCAGCCACAAAAAAGTGGAAAATAATGAGATTTTTGTCACATAAATTTCAATGATCCAGTgaacttaataaaataaaggCTTCAATTAAATCTTATAAATTAACTCGTTCATTGGCATTTTCAGTCAttgttggggtgggggtgctgtTGAACAAATGTACAAACAAAAGCATTTCTGAAGGCTTAACTATTGCATCTCACACAGATTTTTCATAATGTTCAGGACTAATTGATTGGCTTTGTAGTTTCATACTTTAAAAGGCATAGAGTAATCCCTAGTACATGCCTACCAGAAATGTTGAAGACAATAAGTAATGAAAATATTACATCAAGCCATTTTGCACCTCATAAGGAAATACATTATtgttaacaaatatttaaaaacttcAGCTAAAGTCCCAGCAAATGAACTCAAATGAAACCACCCAAAATCTTAACATTTCACATAACATAGTCAACACTTTATTTGAAACCATGATCTTGTCAGAGGCCAGGACTCAGTTATACATTTCAACTATTTTAAACTCCCCTTACTCCAAAACCCATCCCATTTCTTGATTTTTATCTCTTTCAGCAATTATGTGTGAAAAGCTACCAACAggcaaaaataatttcatataaaGGAACACACAATTTTCCTTCACGTTCTTTAGACACAAAGCAGCCAGTTTCTGTGTGGATAGCCCTGCATCATTTGCTACCTGGCATCTGAAGCTCTTTCTAGACTCACCTGACTGTCAGCAGGTGCTCGCTAGCACTTTCTGGGCTGTTTTACAAAGTATTCAACATCGTTTAATTTGTTCAGAAGCAAATGGAACTTTCTTTACTGTTACCGCCTCTTCCCGGTGCCCTTAATCCTCAGTGTTTCCCTGAAGTGTGCCCCCAGCATGCCTATTTACAGGAGCATCAGGTGCCAGAGGTCTGCACCCCTCACATACCATGCCAGTTTCTAATAGTGTGACGGCTGTTGGAGCAGAGATTTTCTTCCATTGGGAGCGGAGTGTAGCAATGTGTCCGTCAACATGGGACCCTGTGTGAACAGATCAGACTATTGTCTCATGGTCCCACCTGCCTTGGCTCTGGTTGATGTAGCAACAGTATCTGTCATAGGGGCTGTTTTGCTTGTAGGAACAAACGATGATACTATCCTGGGGAACAAAGAAGATGCTGTCCTCGGGCTCAGGGTGGTCAGATCTGTCCCAGGCTGAGCACTTGGCGTCCAAGGCACTATAGGCAAGGGAACTGCCTGAGGGGCAGTAGCCATCCAGGTATCTGGATGTCTCCTCCTGACGCCCACTCTGGACAAGACTTTGGCATTCTCCTTCCTCTGGGGGAGTGGGGGTGGTAATGGAGTTGTCCATAAGCACCTCACCTGGTCCCTGGGGGAGCGGCTTGCTTCTGATGCCTGCCTGCTTAGCCAGTTCATCTGAGCTCCCTTTGCCCGACTCCAGGTCTGACGGGGTCCTCAGCAGTTCTACTACTTCCTTGTCCTTGGGCTTCCGAAAGCAGGGTAACTTGCGGATCCAGAGTAGCTCATTCTCTGGCCACTTGGTGCATCCTTCGGTTTTCCTGGCCAGAGCAATGGCTGCGATGCCTGGTAGGCAGATGGCTGGCCCGATGGCCAGCAGAGGGATGTTCCCCAGAGTTTCCCccttcatgccagagacagtgaACATAAAGCCAAAGACCAGGAAAACACTGACCAGGGCCACCACCAGCCCAGTCCTCGGATTAATGTCATCAGGCCGCATCGTTCACTCCATCCAGGACGGGGACTGCTTGGTAGCCAGGGAGTacccttttccttttctgtgggACGTGAAACAACaggggtttaaaaaaaatcccattcaACTTCCCACCCACCAACTCTTTCTTGCTATCTCTAACTCTTgtctttcaatctctctctcactcaccctctctttctccccctcttcctctctccctcttttctgcaTCCTCCCCCCACTCTTGCAACCCTAGCTCATACCAACATGTGCCAAGAAGGGTCATCGAGTTACCTTAAGGCTCCTGCCACCTCCTGTGAATGAGGAGGCTCCGAGTGTTTCCAGAAACCTTCCTAAGGGCTGTCCCTCGGTTCTATCCGTCGGTTCGGAGAGCCAAGCCTGGATTTTCTCACCAACACTGCACGCAGAAggtggggcaggggaggaggaaagcCGGACAGATGAGGAAGGTCTTCTCCAGCTGCTGCCGGTGGTCGCCAGAGCTCTGGAAAGGGAGCCTGGGCGCAGCGGATCGGAGCCGGCGCCTTGGCGCTGCGGGCGGGGCGGGGGGACTCTGTCCAGGCAGGAGGAAGGCGCGCGAGCCAGCCGCCCTACAGCACTTGCATGGCTCTGGGAACAGAGATGGACGCGCGGGGGCGCGAGGGGGTCAAAGCCAGGCGGCCGCGGTGAGCGGGCTGCAGGGGGCTCTCATCCCAGTGGGGCGGGCGGTTTAGACCCAGGTCCTTGCCGCTGCTGCGAAGCGGGAGTCCAGATCGCCTTTCCCGCGGGACACTGACGATGGGACACTGACGATGGGACACTGACGATGGGGACTAGCTCTCTTGGCCAGTTTCAGATCTCAACGATGCCCCTGCCCCTACAGCAGCAGCCAGGTTACCCGGGGccgttctctctgtctctgtctctgtctctctgtctctttgtctctctctctctctctctctctctctctctctctgtgtctctctgtctatctttctctttcttcctgacAGCTCCACCAGGCGCAAGGCGCCCTCGAAGGAGCGGGTcacaggctgctccccccttaccTGAGCGACCACAAGTAGTGCCCAGGCTGTAGGTGCAGGAAGCGCAAGCCTCCAAGACTTGCATGAGCCAAGTAGAAGTCACCTGAGTCGGCCCTGCTGCTTTCCCAGCGCTGTACTTGGCAGAAAGAGGTCTTGGAAACTCAGTCCCAAGGTCTTGGTTCCAAGACTGGGATAAGGAAGTAGGGTTCTTGGTTCTGACCCTCGTTCAAGGTCATCCAGGTAACCCATAGAAGAGGCCTTGGTTTGGAGGATCAGGCCCAACAGGTGGCAAAGCTCTTTCGTCTCAGTCCAGGGTCTGCAGAAGTGTGTAGGCTTCTCTGGCCCCTAGGGAAGACTGGATGTGGCTGCCATCCTTCACCTGGTCCATTTAAGGTAGAGGAAGGGAATTAGGAAAGCAAAAAGTACATTCTTTCATGCTAAGTCTCtgacttggggggggggaagaatttTGACACCCAGGCCTTCTCCACCTAAGCTTACCTTGTGTACCGGAGCGAGTGACATCACCTTTCTAAGAAAGAGTCCTCGGGAGACTACTAACACCAAatgtctgagcagaggctgtTGACTATTACAGAAGTGTAAAGTTCCTAGAACAAGGCTTTGGTGCATGGCTCCTGTTCAAAATACATTGAAATACATACTCTGTTTTCTCATACTGTGTGATCCTAGTACTCTCCACATATAGGCCAAACCGTCAAAGACCTGTCTGAGGACTTTTGCTTTACCCACTAAGCAGCAAAGGATGGTAGGAAGGTTTTAAGTGAAGATTAATACAAGTGTTCACTTTTTGACAGATGGTGCCAACAGGTTAGAGGGTGTAATTCTGGAGGCCTGGAATCTTCTTCATGAAGCCAGGCAGGACAAGATGTGACCCCCAGAATGCCAACCTGGCAGAGGTACTTGGAGGAAAGTGGGTCTGAAGGATGGTTAAGGGTGGGTTGGAGCACCCTGGCTTGAGAGAAGAGCCAAGGTGGATCCTCTGGCTTCTCACTTCAACCGAGGTCACCAGAGGCCAGgcttcttgtttattttgtttgtcttttattttcaagCACATTTCTGGGCACAGAAtttatgaaggaagaaaggagaaaaggccaAGGGCTAAAGTGAAGTGGCAGCCATGTGCCCCTTTAGATCACAAAAGTGGTAGATTTCTAACATCTTCAAGTGCATAGACATCTGCTTAGGTTGGACAGGAGATGTGTTTGGACTATAGAGGAGCCTGGGGACTCAAGTCTGTGAGTCTAATCCCCAGACTCACTGCTGCACTGGAACTAGATTTTGttaaggaaaaggggaaagaaactAGCTGCCTGTGCTCCAATTACGAAACACTTTTCTCTCCTTGAAACCTCCCTTTTTCATCTTTTCTAATACCCACTCGTCTTCCTTGTCACTGATTTGAAGGCAACTTCCTGACTCCTGTTTGTTTTACAGATGGCATCTTGTTCTGCATTTGGTATTTTACTCTTACTCCATGGTAGTTTCAAATAGCCTGGAAAACCTGATGGCTCCTAAGCTGTtgttatgaagaaagaaaatcccaaccatttgATTTTACCAAAAAAGACTCAGGAGCTAGATGTTGGGGTGAAAACTTCctaactcagagaggcagagaaagacccagctgaccttcctactcagctgatgTCCCAAAAGGAAAAAGCTCTTTCTCTACTCTGTCTTGAATACCCTTCAATTCAaggtccctcctttctacttcctgtgtatCTCTCTATCCCTCCTCCAGACTTCCTCTCACACTCTGTGGTATTTTcccatgttcacttcctgtcgATCTGGTTGCTTACTTCTCTTGAGCTAGGGTTAACTTtacttaatcctgtttacagaaatttcttggaataaaggtgtgtactaggactgagccataccacaagtACTTGTTTACAGTAAATAGAAAGCTCTAGTatcaaagactgagccacaccacaatcagaaacaggattttacagttcacaatcttggcattcacaatggaatcaaatatccttcAACACTAAGCCCCTTTCACTTGTGTTCCCTCAGGTTCAGATTTGTAGTATTCAGTGGTGTGCTTGATATTGATTTTTAGATCATCTACAGACATCTTATGCTCAAATGTCACAGATTTCACTCACCTGTCCTCCAAGCTGCTCTTTCTCAATGATTTTCATTTATCCCACATAACAACGTATTTGGGACTCTGAAGGAGTTTCCCCCttctaatttattcttttttcgtATATTACATCTGCACTGcaatttctcctccctcccctttccccagtctctccctcatcctctttctTAAAGATCCACctcctttcagaaaagagcaggtctcccagAGACATCAACTAAATatggcataacaagctacaataa is from Meriones unguiculatus strain TT.TT164.6M chromosome 9, Bangor_MerUng_6.1, whole genome shotgun sequence and encodes:
- the Tmem215 gene encoding transmembrane protein 215 — its product is MRPDDINPRTGLVVALVSVFLVFGFMFTVSGMKGETLGNIPLLAIGPAICLPGIAAIALARKTEGCTKWPENELLWIRKLPCFRKPKDKEVVELLRTPSDLESGKGSSDELAKQAGIRSKPLPQGPGEVLMDNSITTPTPPEEGECQSLVQSGRQEETSRYLDGYCPSGSSLAYSALDAKCSAWDRSDHPEPEDSIFFVPQDSIIVCSYKQNSPYDRYCCYINQSQGRWDHETIV